GCAATTCAGACAGGTATGATATAGCGCTTGAAATTAATACTTCGTCGCTACGCAAAGGGCTTTCTGAAGCTATGCCGGACAAAGAGATACTGAAGATATACGAAGATGTTGGTGGAATTAAGATAACGATTGGAGCCGATACACACTTTTTAGAGGATATTTCAGTCGGGTACGATTATGCAAGTTCGTTGATTACTGGCCGGTTAAGGAGTGTAGTTTATATTAACAGAGAACCAAAGCTTGCCAGTGAACTTTTATGACGATACCTGAGCTTTAATGCCGGATCCGGTATGCTGCTGCTACAGGCCCTTTACCCGTTTATCTTTCTGTATTCCCTCGGGCAGAGGCCTTTTACCTTTTTGAACATTTTGGAAAAGTGAAATACATCGTCATAACCCACGGAATGGGAGATATTCCTGATGGATAGAGACGGGTTGGCCATTAGCGAGCAAGCTTTGGCTATCCTTAGCCGGATGAGGTATTCCTGGGGAGTGCAGCCGGTGTACTTTTTGAAAATTATGCCGAGATAACTGATATTAAGCCCAATATCACGTGCAATGTCAGATATGCTTATCTGTCTCGAATAATTGGTGTGCATATAACGGATTGCCTTGGTTATATAGGATTCACTTATGTTTTCTGTATTAAGGCCAGGTCTGCAGGCTCCATTGATCTCAATCAGCTTCGACAGCAGGATATTCAGGAGCCCCACAAGACGCAGCTCCCGGACAGTTTTTTCCTCTGTCTTGCTTATCATTTGATCAAATATGCCTTCAAGCTGTGATGGATCCATACAACGGAAGACAGGAGCTTCGGCGGAGAGAGCGGCCTGTTTTAGATACAACTCTGCTTTAAATCCATGAAAGCCTACCCAGGAATACTTCCAGGGGTCTATAAGGTCAGCCTGATAAAATGTAATTTCATCCGGACAAATCAGAAAGCCTTGTCCTGCTTCTATATTATAAACCTTGTCCCTGCACTGGAAAACTCCTCTCCCTTCGCGAACAAAGTGAATAATGAAATGATCGCGGACTGCAGGGCCGTAAGGCAGCCCCGGAGCACAGTTTTCCGTTCCGCAGTGAGAGCATCGAGTTTGTAAGGAGCATATTAGAACAATTCAAAGAA
This DNA window, taken from Clostridiaceae bacterium, encodes the following:
- a CDS encoding AraC family transcriptional regulator; the encoded protein is MVLICSLQTRCSHCGTENCAPGLPYGPAVRDHFIIHFVREGRGVFQCRDKVYNIEAGQGFLICPDEITFYQADLIDPWKYSWVGFHGFKAELYLKQAALSAEAPVFRCMDPSQLEGIFDQMISKTEEKTVRELRLVGLLNILLSKLIEINGACRPGLNTENISESYITKAIRYMHTNYSRQISISDIARDIGLNISYLGIIFKKYTGCTPQEYLIRLRIAKACSLMANPSLSIRNISHSVGYDDVFHFSKMFKKVKGLCPREYRKING